The Polyangia bacterium genome has a segment encoding these proteins:
- a CDS encoding fumarylacetoacetate hydrolase family protein gives MLKRYCRFQYRDDLAFGLVDGGSIRLLAGNPLQTTVQTGATVPLSQVTLLAPFLPQKILAVGQNYRSHVGMKKVPSRPEIFYKPITALQDPGRPIVLPADSTRVHLEGELVLVIGKTTRHAPVEQARAAIFGVTCGNDVSERDWQNGPDKDLQWWRAKGADTFAPCGPYVVSGLDDSDLLLQTRLNGETVQRETTGDMIFDAATIVSFISRYVTLEPGDLIYSGTPGNTVQLSAGDVVEVDIQGVGVLRNPVVAS, from the coding sequence GTGCTCAAGAGGTATTGTCGATTCCAGTACCGCGACGATCTCGCCTTCGGTCTGGTCGACGGAGGCAGCATCCGCCTGCTGGCCGGCAATCCCTTGCAGACCACCGTGCAGACCGGAGCCACGGTGCCGCTGTCCCAGGTGACGTTGCTGGCCCCGTTTCTGCCGCAGAAAATCCTGGCCGTCGGGCAGAACTATCGCAGCCACGTAGGGATGAAGAAGGTGCCCAGCCGTCCAGAGATTTTTTACAAACCAATTACAGCGCTGCAAGACCCAGGCAGGCCCATCGTGCTGCCGGCTGACTCGACGCGCGTGCACCTGGAAGGCGAGCTGGTGCTGGTGATCGGGAAGACCACCCGGCACGCGCCGGTAGAGCAGGCGCGCGCCGCCATCTTCGGTGTCACCTGCGGCAACGACGTCAGCGAGCGCGACTGGCAGAACGGCCCGGACAAAGATCTGCAGTGGTGGCGCGCCAAGGGCGCCGACACCTTCGCCCCCTGCGGGCCGTACGTGGTCAGCGGCCTCGATGACAGCGACCTCCTCTTGCAGACCCGCCTGAACGGCGAGACGGTGCAACGAGAGACCACCGGCGACATGATCTTCGACGCCGCCACCATCGTCAGCTTCATCAGCCGTTACGTGACGCTGGAACCGGGCGATCTGATCTACAGCGGCACGCCGGGCAACACCGTGCAGCTTTCAGCCGGGGATGTCGTTGAAGTGGACATCCAGGGCGTGGGGGTGCTGCGCAATCCCGTCGTGGCGAGTTAG
- the cimA gene encoding citramalate synthase: protein MQIHLFDTTLRDGTQSEGLSLSVEDKLKISRLLDAFGIHFIEGGYPGSNPKDVEFFRRARTLNLKHAKLTAFGSTRKAGSRAEDDPNMKALVDAGTPVVCIFGKSWLLHITKVLGTTAEENLAMIADSIAFLKKNGKEVVYDCEHFFDGYRADPEYAIAACRAAADAGADWITMCDTNGGSLPSFIATVVSQVKAAVPTRLGIHTHNDSDMAVANALAAVEAGCTQVQGTINGWGERCGNANLISIIPALQLKMDRRCVPDENLARLTELSRTISEIANIRPRAHAPYVGVSAFAHKGGAHVAAVEKVTASYEHIPPERVGNRRHIVVSELSGRGNVRVRAAELGVDAKGNEKALLERIKDLESQGFQFEAAEGSFELLARRSQPGYLAPFEVLDVVVISERRRGNDMFAEATVKLRVGDDVVHTVADGSGPVHALDGAFHKALNNFYPFLKEVHLVDYKVRILDPEAATGAKTRVLIEAARGEERWSTIGVSQNIIEASAEALADALELPLSRALAAQPLAREEARKPA from the coding sequence ATGCAAATCCATCTGTTCGACACCACGTTACGCGACGGCACGCAAAGCGAAGGGCTGTCGCTGTCGGTTGAAGACAAGCTGAAGATTTCGCGCCTGCTGGACGCCTTTGGCATTCACTTCATCGAAGGCGGCTATCCAGGATCGAACCCCAAGGACGTGGAGTTTTTTCGGCGCGCCAGGACGTTGAACCTGAAGCACGCCAAGCTGACCGCCTTCGGCAGCACGCGCAAGGCTGGCAGCCGCGCCGAGGACGACCCCAACATGAAGGCGCTCGTCGACGCCGGCACGCCGGTGGTCTGCATCTTCGGCAAGTCGTGGCTGCTGCACATCACCAAGGTCCTCGGCACCACCGCCGAGGAGAACCTGGCGATGATCGCCGATTCGATCGCCTTTCTGAAAAAGAACGGCAAGGAAGTGGTCTACGACTGCGAGCACTTCTTCGATGGCTACCGGGCCGATCCCGAATACGCCATCGCCGCTTGTCGCGCCGCCGCCGACGCTGGCGCGGACTGGATCACCATGTGCGACACCAACGGCGGCAGCTTGCCCAGCTTCATCGCCACCGTGGTCAGCCAGGTGAAGGCCGCCGTGCCCACGCGTCTCGGCATTCACACCCACAACGACAGCGACATGGCGGTGGCCAACGCGTTGGCCGCCGTCGAAGCCGGCTGCACGCAGGTGCAAGGCACCATCAACGGCTGGGGCGAGCGCTGTGGCAACGCCAACCTCATCTCGATCATCCCGGCGCTACAGCTGAAGATGGATCGGCGCTGCGTCCCCGACGAGAATCTGGCTCGGTTGACCGAGCTGTCGCGTACCATCAGCGAGATCGCCAACATCCGGCCGCGCGCCCACGCGCCTTACGTCGGTGTCTCGGCCTTCGCGCACAAGGGCGGCGCGCACGTCGCCGCCGTCGAGAAGGTCACCGCCAGCTACGAGCACATCCCGCCCGAGCGGGTGGGCAACCGCCGCCACATCGTGGTGTCCGAGCTTTCCGGCCGCGGCAACGTGCGCGTGCGCGCCGCCGAGCTGGGCGTCGACGCCAAGGGCAACGAGAAGGCGCTGCTCGAACGGATCAAAGATCTCGAGAGCCAAGGCTTCCAGTTCGAAGCCGCCGAGGGCTCGTTCGAATTGCTGGCCCGTCGCAGCCAGCCCGGCTACCTGGCGCCGTTCGAGGTGCTGGACGTCGTGGTTATTTCAGAGCGCCGCCGCGGCAACGACATGTTCGCCGAGGCGACGGTCAAGCTGCGCGTGGGCGATGACGTCGTTCACACGGTGGCCGACGGGTCAGGCCCGGTGCACGCGCTCGACGGCGCGTTTCACAAGGCGCTGAACAATTTCTATCCGTTCTTGAAGGAAGTGCACCTGGTCGACTACAAGGTCCGCATTCTGGACCCGGAAGCGGCCACCGGCGCCAAGACGCGCGTCCTCATCGAAGCGGCGCGCGGCGAAGAACGCTGGAGCACCATCGGCGTCTCTCAGAACATCATCGAGGCCAGCGCCGAAGCCCTGGCCGACGCGCTGGAGCTGCCGCTTTCGCGCGCGCTTGCCGCCCAACCCCTGGCCCGAGAGGAAGCAAGAAAACCCGCATGA
- a CDS encoding YdcH family protein, with translation MEKIRVDVNSPAVEMVRLKERHGEIEKRLTELDRHLSLTPDEQVERAQLKKEKLRAKDRLAALAAHAAGDAAPGDPLPA, from the coding sequence ATGGAGAAAATCCGGGTGGACGTGAACTCGCCAGCGGTGGAGATGGTGCGGTTGAAAGAGCGACACGGCGAGATCGAAAAGCGACTGACAGAGTTGGACCGCCACCTGTCGCTGACCCCGGATGAGCAAGTCGAGCGCGCCCAGCTCAAGAAAGAAAAGTTGCGCGCCAAGGATCGACTGGCGGCCCTGGCCGCGCACGCCGCCGGCGACGCCGCCCCAGGTGATCCGCTGCCGGCGTAA
- the leuC gene encoding 3-isopropylmalate dehydratase large subunit, giving the protein MKPRTLFEKIWDAHVVRPASADTPAVLYVDLHLIHEVTSPQAFSVLRERGIKVRRPDRTVATMDHSTPTTPRGKDGKIPILDSQAAAQIGQLETNCRDFGIELHALGSAGQGIVHVIGPELGVTQPGEIIVCGDSHTSTHGAFGALAFGIGTSEVSHVLASQCLLQQKPKTLAITVEGKLRPGVTAKDLILAVIARLGIGGGTGHVIEYRGSAIAALSMEERMTVCNMSIEAGARAGMIAPDDVTFQYLAGRPRVPQGAAWDKAVAAWRALPSDEGAKYDREEKFDAATLEPMITYGTNPGMGMSIRASVPAPANATMEKALAYMGLTANQPLLGHAVDVVFIGSCTNSRLSDLQAAATVFRGRKVAPGVRVLIVPGSQRIKLQAEAEGLDRVFKDAGADWREAGCSMCIAMNGDQLKPGQYAVSTSNRNFEGRQGAGGRTFLASPLTAAAAAVTGKITDARELA; this is encoded by the coding sequence ATGAAGCCCCGCACGCTGTTCGAGAAGATCTGGGACGCCCACGTCGTTCGTCCGGCCAGCGCCGACACGCCCGCCGTGCTGTACGTCGACCTGCACCTGATTCACGAGGTGACGTCGCCCCAGGCCTTCAGTGTGTTGCGCGAGCGTGGCATCAAGGTGCGCCGTCCGGATCGCACCGTGGCCACCATGGATCACTCGACGCCGACCACCCCGCGCGGCAAGGACGGCAAGATTCCGATCCTCGATTCGCAGGCCGCGGCGCAGATCGGTCAGCTCGAGACCAACTGCCGCGACTTCGGCATCGAGCTGCACGCCCTGGGCAGCGCCGGGCAGGGCATCGTGCACGTCATCGGCCCGGAGCTGGGCGTGACTCAGCCGGGTGAGATCATCGTCTGCGGCGACAGCCACACCAGCACGCACGGCGCGTTCGGCGCACTGGCCTTCGGTATCGGTACCAGCGAGGTGTCGCACGTCCTGGCCTCGCAGTGTCTGCTGCAACAGAAACCAAAAACGCTGGCCATCACCGTCGAAGGAAAATTGCGCCCCGGCGTGACGGCCAAGGATCTGATCCTGGCGGTGATCGCCCGCCTGGGCATCGGCGGCGGCACCGGCCACGTCATCGAATACCGCGGCTCGGCCATTGCCGCCCTGTCGATGGAAGAGCGCATGACCGTCTGTAACATGTCGATCGAAGCCGGCGCCCGGGCCGGGATGATCGCCCCCGACGACGTGACGTTTCAGTACCTGGCCGGCCGCCCCCGCGTGCCCCAGGGCGCGGCGTGGGACAAGGCCGTCGCTGCCTGGCGCGCGCTGCCCAGCGACGAAGGGGCGAAGTACGACCGCGAAGAGAAATTCGACGCCGCCACGCTGGAGCCAATGATCACCTACGGCACCAACCCGGGCATGGGCATGTCCATTCGCGCGTCGGTGCCGGCGCCGGCGAACGCGACGATGGAAAAGGCGCTGGCCTACATGGGCCTGACCGCCAATCAGCCGCTGCTCGGGCACGCGGTGGACGTGGTCTTCATCGGCAGTTGCACGAATTCGCGCCTGTCGGATCTGCAGGCGGCGGCGACGGTGTTCCGTGGCCGCAAGGTGGCTCCTGGCGTGCGGGTCCTGATCGTGCCGGGGTCGCAGCGGATCAAGTTGCAGGCCGAGGCCGAGGGCCTCGACCGCGTGTTCAAGGACGCCGGCGCCGACTGGCGCGAGGCCGGTTGCTCGATGTGCATCGCCATGAACGGCGATCAATTGAAGCCTGGCCAATATGCCGTCAGCACCAGCAACCGCAACTTCGAAGGGCGGCAAGGCGCCGGCGGCCGAACATTCCTGGCCAGCCCGTTGACCGCCGCGGCGGCCGCCGTCACCGGCAAGATCACCGACGCGCGCGAGCTGGCTTAA
- a CDS encoding TonB-dependent receptor — MNGRRFIPGAVLLLSLAGAAPAGAQSAPAQRQIEAAKLSKVPKLKKKVEAVYPPGALEKGVEGDVVLLLDIGADGKVTSVGIAEPATPPGLGFEEAAVLAAQQFEFEPAEVEGQPIAVQINYHFKFKPPTKAPPPPPPPPAAAPPTAAAEPPPPAPVAPSVINFAGTLRERGTRLPLAGVLVTVFRDDGEKPQGFEATSDEKGTFHFVDLSPGPWKVLIDPPGYYPFRTTEEIHRGEKTQATYYVEKGVYNPYDVTVTAVRPRKEVSRTVITAQEIDKVPGTAGDPLTVVQNFAGVARAPLLSGLIIVRGSAPNDTKVFADGAEIPLVYHFGGLRSVIPIGLIDGLVFIPGNFSPMYGRATGGIIDIQIKKLTPKKVGGYLDVSILDSSLYVEVPITEKFAMAAAVRRSYLDILLNAAVPSDSSINLITAPRYYDYQLLANYRPAPAHDFRAMLMGSDDRFAVLFKDPGDVGTQITGNSASLATTFYRSILTYRYTPSDRFENFAQISQGRDHNDANVGQLVLNVNQYSSQMRDNARLKVAPWATVSLGLDVVYQKTDLLVRLPRPPSEGEPPPTTLDTSKLVEQQLNGLVRWLPAAFGELELKPIPSMLLLPGVRVDHYSSVDDTVIQPRFTLRHDVTARFTWKGGVGLFSQEPQPWESDVKFGNPALKAERVWHYSLGAEYRPLPYLTLDATGFYKDMRNLVSNTTAQAINPDGTTRALIYDNNGRGRAYGLELQVKHEFSHNFTGWLVYTLSRSERRDSGQTTYRLFDFDQTHILAVLGSYQFPRNWIVGGRFRYVSGDPITPVTGSVWNASSDEYSPVYGAVNSGRLGAFHQLDLRVDKKWIFPRWILDVYLDIQNVYNRSNPEGISYNFDFRQQKVQQGLPILPILGVRGDL, encoded by the coding sequence TTGAACGGCCGCCGATTCATCCCCGGTGCCGTCCTGCTGCTGTCGCTGGCTGGGGCGGCGCCCGCCGGCGCGCAGAGCGCCCCCGCGCAACGGCAGATCGAGGCCGCCAAGCTCAGCAAGGTGCCCAAGCTGAAGAAAAAGGTCGAAGCCGTCTATCCGCCCGGGGCGCTGGAGAAAGGCGTCGAGGGCGACGTGGTGCTGCTGCTGGACATCGGCGCCGACGGAAAGGTCACGTCGGTGGGGATCGCCGAGCCGGCCACCCCGCCCGGCCTGGGCTTTGAAGAAGCGGCGGTGCTGGCCGCGCAGCAGTTCGAGTTCGAGCCCGCCGAGGTCGAGGGCCAGCCCATCGCCGTGCAGATCAACTATCACTTCAAGTTCAAGCCGCCGACCAAAGCGCCGCCCCCACCGCCGCCTCCACCCGCCGCCGCGCCTCCGACGGCGGCCGCGGAGCCACCGCCGCCCGCGCCGGTGGCTCCGTCGGTGATCAACTTCGCCGGCACCCTGCGCGAACGCGGCACGCGCCTGCCGCTGGCCGGCGTGCTGGTCACCGTCTTTCGCGACGACGGCGAAAAGCCGCAAGGCTTCGAAGCCACCAGCGACGAAAAGGGCACCTTCCACTTCGTCGATCTGTCGCCTGGCCCGTGGAAGGTGCTGATCGATCCGCCCGGCTATTACCCGTTCCGCACCACCGAGGAGATTCATCGCGGCGAAAAAACCCAGGCCACCTATTACGTCGAAAAAGGCGTCTACAACCCCTACGACGTCACCGTCACCGCCGTCCGCCCGCGCAAGGAAGTCAGCCGCACGGTCATCACCGCCCAGGAGATCGACAAGGTGCCCGGCACCGCCGGCGATCCGCTGACCGTGGTGCAAAACTTCGCCGGCGTGGCGCGCGCCCCGTTGCTAAGCGGCCTCATCATCGTGCGCGGCTCGGCGCCCAACGACACCAAGGTCTTCGCCGACGGCGCGGAGATCCCGCTGGTCTATCACTTCGGTGGCCTGCGCAGCGTGATTCCCATCGGCCTCATCGACGGCCTGGTCTTCATTCCCGGCAACTTCTCGCCCATGTACGGCCGGGCCACCGGCGGGATCATCGACATCCAGATCAAGAAGCTGACCCCGAAGAAGGTCGGCGGTTATCTGGACGTCAGCATTCTCGACAGCAGCCTTTACGTCGAAGTCCCGATCACCGAAAAATTCGCCATGGCGGCGGCGGTGCGGCGCAGCTACCTGGACATTCTCCTCAACGCGGCGGTGCCCTCCGATTCATCGATCAACCTGATCACCGCGCCTCGCTATTACGACTATCAGTTGCTGGCCAACTATCGTCCGGCGCCAGCGCACGATTTTCGGGCCATGTTGATGGGCTCGGACGATCGCTTCGCCGTGCTCTTCAAAGATCCGGGCGACGTCGGCACCCAGATCACCGGCAACAGCGCGTCGCTGGCCACCACATTTTACCGATCGATCCTCACGTATCGATACACACCCAGTGATCGCTTCGAGAACTTCGCCCAGATCTCGCAGGGCCGCGACCACAACGACGCCAACGTCGGGCAACTGGTGTTGAACGTGAACCAGTACTCAAGCCAGATGCGCGACAACGCGCGCTTGAAGGTGGCGCCCTGGGCAACGGTCTCGCTGGGCCTGGATGTCGTCTATCAAAAGACGGATCTCTTGGTGCGCTTGCCGCGCCCGCCGTCGGAGGGCGAGCCGCCACCGACCACCCTGGACACCTCAAAGCTGGTCGAGCAGCAGTTGAACGGCCTCGTGCGCTGGCTGCCCGCCGCCTTCGGCGAGCTGGAGTTAAAGCCGATCCCGTCGATGCTGCTTCTGCCCGGGGTCCGCGTCGATCATTACTCCAGCGTGGACGATACGGTCATTCAGCCACGCTTCACGTTGCGCCACGACGTCACCGCGCGGTTCACCTGGAAGGGCGGCGTGGGCTTATTCTCGCAAGAGCCACAGCCGTGGGAGTCCGATGTGAAGTTCGGCAACCCGGCGCTGAAGGCCGAGCGCGTGTGGCACTATTCCCTGGGCGCCGAGTACCGGCCGCTGCCGTACCTGACGCTGGACGCGACCGGCTTTTACAAGGACATGCGCAACCTGGTCAGTAACACCACCGCCCAGGCAATCAACCCCGACGGCACCACCCGCGCGCTGATTTACGACAACAACGGCCGCGGTCGCGCTTACGGGTTAGAGCTTCAAGTCAAGCACGAGTTCTCGCACAACTTCACCGGCTGGCTGGTCTACACGCTGTCGCGTTCCGAGCGGCGCGACTCCGGGCAGACGACCTATCGGCTGTTCGACTTCGACCAGACGCACATCCTGGCCGTGCTGGGGTCGTATCAATTTCCGCGCAACTGGATCGTGGGCGGGCGCTTCCGCTATGTCAGCGGCGATCCCATCACGCCGGTCACCGGATCGGTGTGGAACGCCAGCAGCGACGAATATTCGCCGGTCTACGGCGCCGTCAATTCGGGGCGCCTGGGCGCCTTTCACCAGCTTGATCTGCGGGTGGACAAGAAGTGGATCTTCCCGCGCTGGATCTTGGACGTCTATCTCGATATACAAAACGTTTACAACCGGTCGAATCCCGAGGGTATCTCGTACAACTTTGACTTCCGGCAGCAGAAGGTGCAGCAGGGGCTGCCGATCCTGCCGATCTTGGGCGTGCGAGGTGATCTGTGA
- the tsaB gene encoding tRNA (adenosine(37)-N6)-threonylcarbamoyltransferase complex dimerization subunit type 1 TsaB — MMILCLDSATPTARVAILDEDGRPLAAREATAARHSANLLRLCHETLTECGATPSTLGAIACGAGPGSFTGLRVGLAVAKGLAMPAEVPLVLLSSLAALALDIFSSPETAQVDLAAPCIDGGKGAVHVGLYRRDGAELVAAVGGPALVLPEAARQTLAPSVKDSQRVVIAGNGADRYAGALDASLAAAAAGWRRLIVAGPTAISIGRLGLVRRRRGEADDLSSAVPLYGRAPDITVKKTPEK; from the coding sequence ATGATGATCCTCTGTCTCGACAGCGCCACGCCTACGGCGCGGGTGGCGATCCTGGATGAAGACGGCCGCCCGCTGGCAGCGCGCGAGGCGACGGCCGCGCGGCACTCGGCGAATCTTTTGCGCCTGTGTCACGAAACGCTGACCGAGTGCGGGGCCACGCCGTCGACCTTGGGCGCGATCGCTTGCGGCGCCGGCCCCGGCAGCTTCACCGGGCTGCGCGTCGGCCTGGCGGTGGCCAAGGGCCTGGCGATGCCGGCAGAGGTGCCGCTGGTCTTGCTGTCGTCGCTGGCGGCGCTGGCCCTGGATATTTTCTCGTCGCCCGAGACGGCGCAGGTTGATCTGGCGGCGCCGTGCATCGACGGCGGCAAGGGCGCGGTGCACGTCGGGCTTTATCGACGTGACGGCGCCGAATTGGTGGCCGCCGTCGGCGGGCCCGCGCTGGTGCTGCCCGAGGCCGCGCGGCAGACGCTGGCGCCTTCGGTGAAAGACAGCCAGCGCGTGGTCATCGCCGGCAACGGCGCCGATCGCTACGCCGGCGCGCTGGATGCGTCGCTGGCAGCGGCGGCGGCCGGTTGGCGCCGCCTCATTGTCGCCGGCCCGACCGCGATCTCCATCGGCCGCCTGGGCCTGGTTCGCCGCCGACGCGGCGAGGCGGATGACCTCAGCAGCGCGGTGCCGCTTTACGGCCGCGCCCCCGATATCACAGTGAAGAAAACCCCTGAAAAATGA
- a CDS encoding SDR family oxidoreductase, with the protein MSAPKKIALVTGAGSGIGKAAALALLEDGFSVVLAGRRRDALDRTAKDAGVAGTRALVVPTDVTSPDSVRALFAKTRATFGRLDVLFNNAGIGAPAVLLEDLTIEQWKAVVDVNLTGLFLCTQEAFRIMKAQTPRGGRIINNGSISAHAPRPNSAPYTATKHAVTGLTKAAALDGRKYDIACGQIDIGNAATELTEHMATGVPQANGTVAVEPRMDVQNVGQAVRTMANLPLDANILFMTIMATKMPFTGRG; encoded by the coding sequence ATGAGCGCACCCAAGAAGATCGCCCTCGTCACCGGAGCCGGCAGCGGCATCGGCAAGGCTGCCGCGCTGGCCTTGCTGGAAGACGGCTTCAGCGTGGTTCTCGCCGGCCGCCGCCGCGACGCCCTCGACCGCACGGCCAAGGACGCCGGCGTCGCGGGCACGCGCGCGCTGGTGGTGCCGACCGACGTGACCAGCCCCGACTCCGTGCGCGCGCTGTTCGCCAAGACGCGGGCGACCTTTGGCCGCCTCGACGTGCTGTTCAACAACGCCGGCATTGGCGCGCCGGCTGTCCTGCTGGAAGACCTGACCATCGAACAATGGAAGGCGGTGGTCGACGTCAACCTGACCGGCCTTTTTCTTTGCACGCAGGAAGCGTTTCGCATCATGAAAGCGCAGACCCCGCGCGGCGGGCGCATCATCAACAACGGTTCGATCTCCGCGCACGCCCCGCGCCCGAACTCGGCGCCGTACACGGCGACCAAGCACGCGGTGACCGGCCTGACCAAGGCGGCTGCGCTGGACGGCCGCAAATACGACATCGCCTGCGGCCAGATCGACATCGGCAACGCCGCCACCGAACTGACCGAGCACATGGCCACCGGCGTGCCGCAAGCCAACGGCACCGTCGCCGTCGAGCCGCGCATGGACGTGCAGAACGTCGGTCAGGCGGTGCGCACCATGGCCAACCTGCCGCTGGACGCGAACATCCTGTTCATGACGATCATGGCGACCAAGATGCCGTTCACGGGACGAGGGTGA
- the leuD gene encoding 3-isopropylmalate dehydratase small subunit produces MEPIKTIVSRTVVLPIENVDTDQIIPARFLKTTSKTGLGEKLFSDWRYDASGAPKADFVLNRPEAKGAAVLVAGDNFGCGSSREHAPWALYDYGFRAVVSTSIADIFRNNALKNGLLPIVVDPAFHQAALAAPGAAVTVSLENQTITLADGRTAKFPVETFARYCLLNGIDELQFLLSQDDSIAAYEKATSEGAP; encoded by the coding sequence ATGGAACCCATCAAGACCATCGTTTCGCGCACCGTCGTTCTGCCGATCGAAAACGTGGACACGGATCAGATCATCCCGGCGCGCTTCTTGAAAACGACCAGCAAGACCGGCCTGGGCGAAAAGTTATTTTCCGACTGGCGCTACGACGCCAGCGGCGCACCCAAGGCCGACTTCGTGCTGAACCGCCCCGAGGCGAAAGGCGCCGCCGTGCTGGTGGCCGGCGACAACTTCGGCTGCGGCTCGTCGCGCGAGCACGCGCCGTGGGCGCTGTACGACTATGGCTTTCGCGCCGTGGTCAGCACCTCCATCGCCGACATTTTTCGCAATAACGCCCTGAAAAATGGCCTCTTGCCCATCGTCGTCGATCCGGCCTTCCATCAGGCGGCGCTGGCGGCGCCGGGCGCGGCGGTGACGGTCTCGCTGGAAAACCAGACCATCACCCTCGCCGACGGCCGGACGGCGAAGTTCCCGGTCGAGACGTTCGCGCGCTATTGCCTGCTGAACGGCATCGACGAGCTGCAGTTCCTGCTGTCGCAGGACGATTCGATCGCGGCGTACGAGAAGGCAACCTCCGAAGGCGCGCCCTAA
- the rseP gene encoding RIP metalloprotease RseP, whose product MSLLLWAAAVVALLGVLILVHELGHFVFARLFDVKVLRFSLGFGPRLLGLTWGETEYRLSLIPLGGYVRLLGEDPTEAIPPIDRQRALAAKPLWQRYTIVIAGPVFNLLLPLFIYFVHYAGQRTLLPPIIGTVLPDLPAARAGLLSGDKVESVDGKQIRYWEELERTIADGTGRVMRFGIRRGSESEERDVTPVRIERVGTLRMKENVGWIGVSPRFHLPEIGVLDPNSPAAQAGLKSFDFVTSVNGTPVATWAEFGKAVEHTGASPLRLTYLRGGYSSVPFAHIEVQQPASAVVIPVAIFDGIGHHRYETGILSAELFVFSVEPGSPADQIGIRRGDQILELDGQPVPHWDLLRQQMAANPSHEFRIAWVSPGGVRHDASFRQEVRSELDAYRQEEEHLIFGALNRLAWKTEAPVPINNRFGYAVGHSFERTGQIIMAMTHGFVELLRGHVPLSTLGGPIMIGYVAGVAAEQGFDQYLWLMALISINLGLLNFLPVPILDGGLLVFFTLELFKRRPPSVRAREIASYVGLVVVATLMLFALRNDVVRYLLPR is encoded by the coding sequence ATGAGCCTGCTTTTGTGGGCGGCCGCCGTGGTGGCCCTGCTGGGCGTGCTGATCCTGGTGCACGAGCTGGGGCATTTCGTCTTCGCCCGCTTGTTCGACGTCAAGGTGTTGCGCTTCTCGCTGGGCTTCGGGCCGCGCCTGCTGGGGCTGACCTGGGGCGAGACCGAATATCGGCTGTCGTTGATTCCGCTGGGCGGCTACGTGCGCCTCCTCGGCGAGGATCCCACCGAGGCCATCCCACCCATTGATCGCCAGCGCGCCCTGGCCGCCAAACCGCTGTGGCAGCGCTACACCATCGTGATAGCCGGGCCGGTGTTCAACCTGCTGCTGCCGCTGTTCATTTATTTCGTCCACTACGCCGGGCAGCGGACGCTGCTGCCGCCGATCATCGGCACCGTGCTGCCCGATCTGCCAGCGGCGCGCGCCGGGTTGTTGTCGGGCGACAAGGTGGAATCCGTCGACGGCAAACAGATCCGCTACTGGGAAGAGCTGGAACGCACCATCGCCGACGGCACCGGCCGGGTCATGCGCTTTGGCATCCGCCGCGGCTCTGAATCGGAAGAGCGCGACGTCACGCCGGTGCGCATCGAACGGGTGGGCACCCTGCGGATGAAGGAAAACGTCGGCTGGATCGGCGTCTCGCCGCGCTTTCACCTGCCCGAGATCGGTGTGCTGGATCCGAATTCGCCGGCGGCGCAGGCGGGTTTGAAAAGCTTCGACTTCGTCACCTCGGTCAACGGGACACCGGTGGCCACCTGGGCCGAGTTCGGCAAGGCGGTCGAGCACACCGGCGCCTCGCCGCTGCGCCTGACGTATCTGCGCGGCGGCTATTCGTCCGTACCGTTCGCGCACATCGAGGTGCAGCAGCCGGCCTCGGCGGTGGTCATTCCGGTGGCGATCTTCGACGGCATCGGGCACCACCGCTATGAGACCGGCATTCTTTCGGCCGAACTTTTCGTCTTCTCGGTCGAGCCCGGCAGCCCTGCCGACCAGATCGGCATCCGCCGCGGCGATCAAATCCTGGAGCTGGACGGCCAGCCCGTCCCGCACTGGGATCTGCTGCGCCAGCAGATGGCCGCCAACCCCAGTCACGAATTTCGCATCGCCTGGGTCTCCCCGGGCGGCGTCCGCCACGACGCCTCGTTTCGGCAAGAGGTCCGCTCGGAGCTGGACGCCTATCGCCAGGAAGAAGAGCACCTGATCTTCGGGGCCTTGAACCGGCTGGCCTGGAAGACCGAGGCGCCGGTGCCGATCAACAATCGCTTCGGTTACGCCGTCGGGCATTCGTTCGAACGCACCGGCCAGATCATCATGGCCATGACCCACGGCTTTGTGGAGCTGCTGCGCGGGCACGTGCCGCTGTCGACGCTGGGCGGGCCGATCATGATCGGCTACGTGGCCGGCGTGGCCGCCGAGCAGGGCTTCGATCAATACCTGTGGCTGATGGCCCTCATCAGCATCAACCTCGGTCTGCTGAATTTCTTGCCGGTGCCGATCCTGGACGGTGGTTTGCTGGTCTTCTTCACGCTGGAGCTGTTCAAGCGCCGGCCGCCGTCGGTGCGGGCGCGGGAGATCGCTTCTTACGTCGGTCTGGTGGTGGTGGCGACGTTGATGCTGTTCGCCCTGCGCAACGACGTGGTTCGTTATCTGCTGCCGCGGTAA